The Nocardioides pantholopis genome window below encodes:
- a CDS encoding branched-chain amino acid ABC transporter permease: protein MDFGDILTTALNQALGPNAIVYALAAIGLNIHFGYTGLLNFGQAGFMAVGAYGLAVTVVIVGLPFWAGVAMSFLAAFALALVLGFPTLRLRADYLAIATIAAAEILRLVFGSVEMKDTFGGSNGLTGYSSAYKDLNPYSEGLDLGAISFSRDDLWNVTVGWALVALSCLVVWALMRSPWGRVLRAIREDEDAVRSLGKNVFAYKMQALILGGMFGGMAGLYFALKQASVVPSQYNTQLTFFAYTALLVGGAARVLGPVLGAVIYWFLLSALGAFFAQATSGEDPLLPTWAMDDTQASLVRFLVTGLALMLLMIYRPQGIFGDRRELAIDGR, encoded by the coding sequence GTGGACTTCGGTGACATCCTGACAACGGCGCTCAACCAGGCGCTCGGCCCGAACGCGATCGTCTACGCACTCGCGGCCATCGGGCTCAACATCCACTTCGGCTACACCGGCCTGCTGAACTTCGGCCAGGCCGGGTTCATGGCGGTCGGGGCCTACGGCCTCGCGGTCACGGTCGTGATCGTCGGCCTGCCCTTCTGGGCGGGCGTGGCGATGTCGTTCCTCGCGGCGTTCGCGCTCGCGCTGGTGCTCGGGTTCCCGACCCTGCGGCTGCGGGCCGACTACCTGGCGATCGCGACGATCGCCGCCGCGGAGATCCTCCGGCTGGTCTTCGGGTCGGTCGAGATGAAGGACACCTTCGGCGGCTCCAACGGCCTCACCGGCTACTCCAGCGCCTACAAGGACCTCAACCCCTACTCCGAGGGCCTCGACCTCGGCGCGATCAGCTTCAGCCGCGACGACCTGTGGAACGTCACGGTCGGCTGGGCCCTGGTGGCGCTGAGCTGCCTGGTGGTCTGGGCGCTGATGCGCAGCCCGTGGGGCCGGGTGCTGCGCGCGATCCGCGAGGACGAGGACGCCGTGCGCTCGCTCGGCAAGAACGTGTTCGCCTACAAGATGCAGGCGCTGATCCTCGGCGGCATGTTCGGCGGCATGGCGGGCCTGTACTTCGCGCTGAAGCAGGCCTCCGTGGTGCCCAGCCAGTACAACACCCAGCTCACGTTCTTCGCCTACACCGCGCTCCTGGTCGGCGGCGCCGCCCGGGTCCTTGGCCCGGTGCTCGGCGCGGTGATCTACTGGTTCCTGCTCTCCGCCCTGGGCGCGTTCTTCGCCCAGGCGACCAGCGGGGAGGACCCGTTGCTGCCGACCTGGGCGATGGACGACACCCAGGCCAGCCTGGTGCGCTTCCTCGTGACCGGACTGGCGCTGATGCTGCTGATGATCTACCGACCACAGGGGATCTTCGGCGACCGAAGGGAGCTGGCGATCGATGGCCGCTGA
- a CDS encoding ABC transporter ATP-binding protein, producing the protein MAAEITAAQAALADVPTDPGARKPDPLIVGSSITRSFGGLKAVDVDHIEIQRGVITALIGPNGAGKTTLFNLLTGFDTPDSGEWSFDGRPLQKVPAYKVARLGMVRTFQLTKVLAKLTVIENMRMGATGQRGERFWTAPFKWLWAGQEREITARADELLARFKLDAKREDFAGSLSGGQRKLLEMARALMVDPELIMLDEPMAGVNPALKQSLLGHVQSLRDEGRTVLFVEHDMDMVRHISDWVIVMAQGQIVAEGRPESVMADPRVIDAYLGAHHDTDLSEIDEAEIEHEALAEIEGEQA; encoded by the coding sequence ATGGCCGCTGAAATCACCGCCGCGCAGGCGGCGCTCGCCGACGTGCCCACCGACCCCGGTGCGCGCAAGCCCGACCCGCTGATCGTCGGCAGCTCGATCACCCGGTCCTTCGGCGGCCTCAAGGCCGTCGACGTGGACCACATCGAGATCCAGCGCGGCGTCATCACCGCGCTGATCGGGCCCAACGGTGCCGGCAAGACGACGCTGTTCAACCTGCTGACCGGGTTCGACACCCCGGACAGCGGCGAGTGGAGCTTCGACGGCCGCCCGCTGCAGAAGGTGCCGGCGTACAAGGTCGCCCGGCTCGGGATGGTGCGGACCTTCCAGCTCACCAAGGTGCTGGCCAAGCTCACCGTGATCGAGAACATGCGGATGGGCGCCACCGGCCAGCGCGGCGAGCGGTTCTGGACGGCGCCGTTCAAGTGGCTCTGGGCCGGGCAGGAGCGGGAGATCACCGCCCGCGCCGACGAGCTGCTGGCGCGGTTCAAGCTCGACGCCAAGCGCGAGGACTTCGCGGGGTCGCTCTCCGGCGGCCAGCGCAAGCTCCTCGAGATGGCGCGCGCGCTGATGGTCGACCCCGAGCTGATCATGCTCGACGAGCCGATGGCCGGGGTGAACCCGGCCCTGAAGCAGTCGCTGCTGGGACACGTGCAGTCGCTGCGCGACGAGGGCCGCACCGTGCTGTTCGTCGAGCACGACATGGACATGGTCCGCCACATCTCGGACTGGGTGATCGTGATGGCGCAGGGCCAGATCGTGGCGGAGGGACGCCCGGAGTCGGTGATGGCCGACCCGCGGGTCATCGACGCCTACCTCGGCGCCCACCACGACACCGACCTCTCCGAGATCGACGAGGCCGAGATCGAGCACGAGGCACTGGCCGAGATCGAGGGGGAGCAGGCATGA
- a CDS encoding ABC transporter ATP-binding protein — MSEQAGNTPERDAHLAAADGAVLRADNLIAGYLPGVNILNGADLYCMPGELVGIIGPNGAGKSTLLKAMFGLVKVHTGTVLLKEHDITNLRADQLVAQGIGFVPQSNNVFPSLTIEENLEMGCYQRPKSFNERFEFVTDLFPTLGTRRKQRAGSLSGGERQMVAMGRALMMDPSVLLLDEPSAGLSPVMQDEVFVQTRKINRAGVSIVMVEQNARRCLQICDRGYVLDAGRNAYTGTGKSLADDPKVIELYLGTLGKKAG; from the coding sequence ATGAGCGAGCAGGCGGGCAACACCCCGGAGCGCGACGCGCACCTGGCGGCGGCGGACGGTGCGGTGCTGCGCGCCGACAACCTGATCGCGGGCTACCTGCCCGGCGTGAACATCCTCAACGGCGCCGACCTGTACTGCATGCCCGGGGAGCTGGTCGGCATCATCGGCCCGAACGGCGCCGGCAAGTCGACGCTGCTCAAGGCCATGTTCGGGCTGGTGAAGGTGCACACGGGCACGGTGCTGCTCAAGGAGCACGACATCACCAACCTGCGCGCCGACCAGCTGGTCGCCCAGGGCATCGGCTTCGTCCCGCAGTCCAACAACGTCTTCCCGAGCCTGACCATCGAGGAGAACCTCGAGATGGGCTGTTACCAGCGGCCCAAGTCCTTCAACGAGCGGTTCGAGTTCGTCACCGACCTGTTCCCGACCCTCGGCACCCGCCGCAAGCAGCGGGCCGGCTCGCTCTCCGGTGGCGAGCGGCAGATGGTGGCCATGGGCCGCGCCCTGATGATGGACCCCAGCGTGCTGCTCCTCGATGAGCCGTCCGCGGGCCTGTCGCCGGTGATGCAGGACGAGGTCTTCGTCCAGACCCGCAAGATCAACAGGGCCGGCGTCTCGATCGTCATGGTCGAGCAGAACGCACGCCGCTGCCTGCAGATCTGCGACCGCGGCTACGTCCTGGACGCCGGTCGCAACGCCTACACCGGCACCGGCAAGTCGCTGGCCGACGACCCGAAGGTCATCGAGCTCTACCTCGGCACGCTGGGCAAGAAGGCCGGCTGA
- a CDS encoding ABC transporter substrate-binding protein — MLSACGSDDSGDDNNDESEAPAAAAKGDGTFTVGSLLPATGSLAFLGPPEFAGVDLAVADINAAGGVLGKDAVHVRGDSGDADNGIAPAETDKLLEKKSDVIVGAAASGVSLTVIDKIMSAGAVMFSPANTSTSFDEGDYAEPDNYFRTAPSDILQGAVLANLLLQDGRSNVAIMARQDAYGETLASEVSKNLENAGSAVAATVFYGEKAQSYDSQVSEIAGAGADSLVLIGFEETTTIIPQLVQAGAGPKDLPTYFVDGNTSDYSKDGTTSLPAGMLAGTKGTIPGADSGEEFKKRLATVDPNLKDYSYSAESYDAVIVSALAAIAAENDNGDAIAKEIPGVTKDGTECTTFEECAGLLAEGEDIDYNGISGPIELGETGSPTAASIGIYEYDAQNKISPVDYIAGEI; from the coding sequence GTGCTTTCGGCCTGTGGCAGTGACGACTCGGGCGACGACAACAACGACGAGAGCGAAGCCCCGGCGGCCGCCGCCAAGGGCGACGGCACCTTCACCGTCGGCTCGCTGCTCCCCGCCACCGGCAGCCTGGCGTTCCTCGGCCCGCCCGAGTTCGCGGGCGTCGACCTCGCGGTCGCCGACATCAACGCCGCCGGCGGCGTGCTCGGCAAGGACGCCGTCCACGTGCGCGGCGACTCCGGCGACGCGGACAACGGCATCGCCCCCGCCGAGACCGACAAGCTCCTGGAGAAGAAGTCCGACGTCATCGTCGGCGCCGCTGCCTCGGGCGTGTCGCTGACCGTCATCGACAAGATCATGTCGGCCGGCGCCGTCATGTTCTCCCCGGCGAACACCTCGACCTCGTTCGACGAGGGCGACTACGCCGAGCCGGACAACTACTTCCGCACCGCTCCCTCGGACATCCTCCAGGGCGCCGTGCTCGCCAACCTGCTGCTGCAGGACGGACGCTCGAACGTCGCGATCATGGCCCGCCAGGACGCGTACGGCGAGACGCTGGCCTCCGAGGTCTCCAAGAACCTCGAGAACGCCGGCAGCGCCGTCGCCGCCACCGTGTTCTACGGCGAGAAGGCGCAGTCCTACGACTCGCAGGTCTCGGAGATCGCCGGTGCCGGTGCCGACTCGCTGGTGCTGATCGGCTTCGAGGAGACCACCACGATCATCCCGCAGCTGGTCCAGGCCGGTGCCGGCCCGAAGGACCTGCCGACGTACTTCGTCGACGGCAACACCTCCGACTACAGCAAGGACGGCACCACGTCGCTGCCGGCCGGGATGCTCGCGGGCACCAAGGGCACCATCCCGGGTGCGGACTCCGGTGAGGAGTTCAAGAAGCGGCTCGCGACTGTCGACCCGAACCTGAAGGACTACTCCTACTCGGCCGAGTCCTACGACGCCGTGATCGTCTCCGCCCTGGCGGCCATCGCGGCCGAGAACGACAACGGCGACGCCATCGCCAAGGAGATCCCGGGCGTGACCAAGGACGGCACCGAGTGCACGACCTTCGAGGAGTGCGCCGGCCTGCTGGCCGAGGGCGAGGACATCGACTACAACGGCATCTCCGGCCCGATCGAGCTCGGCGAGACCGGTAGCCCGACGGCCGCGTCCATCGGCATCTACGAGTACGACGCGCAGAACAAGATCAGCCCGGTCGACTACATCGCCGGCGAGATCTGA
- a CDS encoding DUF554 domain-containing protein yields MNVAAVLLGALLGVLLGNRLPQRTREAVTDGLGLVTLLIAGTSAVAVLSPDLAAEVGDSAPMLIVLTSLLVGGIVGSLLRLEERVESLGGRLQRRLAGGAGSVERRRFVEGFVASSLLFCTGPLTILGSLNDGLGNGADQLLLKSALDGFAAIAFAASFGWGVAASAITVVVVQGSLTLVGLGLGDLLPDAHLDAVTAVGGLLLVGVALRLLRIRDVPVADLLPALLVAPVLVAVLAPVLGS; encoded by the coding sequence GTGAACGTCGCAGCCGTGCTGCTCGGGGCGCTGCTCGGCGTACTGCTCGGCAACCGGCTGCCGCAGCGGACCCGGGAGGCCGTGACCGACGGCCTCGGCCTGGTGACGCTGCTGATCGCGGGGACCTCCGCCGTCGCGGTCCTCTCCCCCGACCTCGCGGCCGAGGTCGGCGACAGCGCCCCGATGCTGATCGTCCTGACCTCCCTGCTCGTCGGCGGCATCGTGGGCAGCCTGCTGCGCCTCGAGGAGCGGGTGGAGTCGCTCGGCGGCCGGCTGCAGCGGCGCCTGGCCGGGGGCGCGGGGTCCGTGGAGCGCCGGCGCTTCGTGGAAGGTTTCGTGGCCTCCTCCCTGCTGTTCTGCACCGGCCCGCTCACGATCCTCGGCTCGCTCAACGACGGGCTCGGCAACGGTGCCGACCAGCTGCTGCTGAAGTCGGCCCTCGACGGGTTCGCGGCGATCGCGTTCGCGGCGTCGTTCGGCTGGGGCGTCGCCGCGAGCGCCATCACCGTCGTGGTGGTCCAGGGCTCGCTGACGCTGGTGGGCCTGGGCCTCGGCGACCTGCTGCCCGACGCGCACCTGGACGCGGTGACCGCCGTGGGCGGGCTGCTGCTCGTCGGGGTCGCCCTGCGGCTGCTGCGGATCCGCGACGTGCCGGTGGCCGACCTGCTGCCCGCCCTCCTGGTGGCCCCGGTGCTGGTGGCCGTCCTCGCGCCCGTGCTGGGCTCCTGA
- a CDS encoding GNAT family N-acetyltransferase — MTRTLVTLREAALADAPFLTTLWKDTLRRVDRQEQLADIELVIKSAEESAECRLLVAELDACPAGAVYLRVTTMSGLNLEPIVQAVSPHVLPEHRRRGIGRHLMEAAVSFAEEVGVHHVATAAASGSRDANRFMARLALGPLAVLRVAPTHVVRARLTAQQPGLQRHGGRQLGHVLAARRSMRRAHAAREA, encoded by the coding sequence GTGACCCGTACCCTCGTGACGCTGCGTGAGGCCGCGCTGGCGGATGCCCCGTTCCTGACGACGCTGTGGAAGGACACCCTGCGTCGCGTGGACCGCCAGGAGCAGCTCGCCGACATCGAGCTCGTGATCAAATCCGCCGAGGAGTCCGCGGAGTGCCGGCTGCTCGTCGCCGAGCTCGACGCGTGCCCGGCCGGCGCCGTGTATCTGCGGGTGACGACGATGAGCGGGCTGAACCTCGAGCCGATCGTGCAGGCGGTCTCGCCGCACGTGCTGCCGGAGCACCGGCGCCGCGGCATCGGCCGACACCTGATGGAGGCCGCGGTCTCCTTCGCCGAGGAGGTCGGCGTGCACCACGTCGCGACTGCGGCCGCGTCCGGGTCCCGCGACGCCAATCGCTTCATGGCGCGCCTGGCCCTGGGGCCGCTGGCGGTGCTCCGGGTGGCGCCGACCCACGTGGTCCGCGCCCGGCTCACCGCCCAGCAGCCGGGGCTGCAGCGCCACGGCGGGCGCCAGCTCGGGCACGTGCTGGCCGCGCGGCGCTCGATGCGCCGGGCGCACGCCGCCCGCGAGGCCTGA
- a CDS encoding PaaI family thioesterase, with translation MTTQDTTPSIAEFVASLPHGMGHLNDKMGIELVELSAERVVATMPVAGNTQPYGLLHGGASVVLAESLGSIGAGLHGHPDRAPVGVDINATHHRSATSGTVTGTATAIHLGRTSASYEIVITDERGKRVCTARITCALVPLERVGL, from the coding sequence ATGACGACCCAGGACACCACCCCGAGCATCGCCGAGTTCGTGGCGAGCCTGCCGCACGGCATGGGCCACCTCAACGACAAGATGGGGATCGAGCTCGTCGAGCTCTCCGCGGAGCGGGTGGTCGCGACGATGCCGGTCGCCGGCAACACCCAGCCGTACGGGCTGCTGCACGGCGGGGCCTCGGTGGTGCTCGCGGAGTCGCTGGGCTCCATCGGGGCCGGCCTGCACGGCCACCCCGACCGGGCGCCGGTCGGCGTCGACATCAACGCCACCCACCACCGCTCCGCCACCAGCGGCACCGTGACCGGGACGGCCACCGCGATCCACCTCGGCCGGACCAGCGCCAGCTACGAGATCGTCATCACCGACGAGCGCGGCAAGCGGGTCTGCACCGCGCGCATCACCTGCGCGCTGGTGCCGCTGGAGCGCGTCGGGCTCTAG
- the polA gene encoding DNA polymerase I has protein sequence MPEPTSPRLLLLDGHSLAYRAFFALPVENFSTTTGQHTNAVYGFTSMLINVLRDEQPTHVAVAFDVSRQTFRLAEYAEYKAKRNKTPDEFKSQLPLIEEVLTALRIPFLKKDGFEADDIIATLVTRALAEDMDVLVLTGDRDSLQLVTDRSTVLYPMRGVSDLARMTPEAVEAKYGVPPQRYPELAAIVGETSDNLPGVPGVGQGYAAKWINQFDGLDNVIAHADQITGKKGEALRAHLGDVIRNRHLNALVRDLDLELGPHDLALQPWDRQEVHTLFDGLEFRVLRDRLFETLTSEEEVDESGFDVTMTALEPGGLAAWLAQHGAAGERVGVHVAGRWGAGTGDVTSVALATTDGTAAWLLAEDLVEADQTALAAWLADPAQPKVLHDAKGPMHALAAWGMPLAGLARDTALSAYLARPDQRSYDLADLTVRYLKRELKQGSADDGQLSLGLDEDGGTGGEVEMLHARAVLDLAAALDEELEERGGTDLLNDIELPLVDLLATMERTGIAVDAEHLETLEAHFGEEVRRAADEAFAVIGKEINLGSPKQLQVVLFDELGMPKTKRTKTGYTTDADALQALYVKTEHPFLLHLLRHRDVIRLRQTIEGLLKTVAGDGRIHTTFNQTIAATGRLSSTDPNLQNIPVRTEEGRRIREGFVVGPGYESLMTADYSQIEMRIMAHLSEDALLIEAFRSGRDFHSITAARVFNVPAEDVTVEMRAKIKAMNYGLAYGLSAFGLAQQLAIEPAEARGLMDEYFQTFGGIRDYLAGVVDEARRTGFTETIKGRRRYLPDLTSDNRQRREMAERMALNAPIQGSAADLIKIAMLEVDRAIAAAGLRSRLLLQVHDELVLEVAPGECEELEALVRRHMGAAAELTVPLDVSVGTGRSWHEAAH, from the coding sequence GTGCCCGAGCCGACCTCCCCGCGACTGCTCCTCCTCGACGGCCACTCGTTGGCCTACCGCGCCTTCTTCGCGCTCCCGGTCGAGAACTTCTCCACCACGACCGGCCAGCACACCAACGCCGTCTACGGCTTCACCTCGATGCTCATCAACGTCCTGCGCGACGAGCAGCCCACCCACGTCGCCGTCGCGTTCGACGTCTCCCGGCAGACCTTCCGCCTCGCCGAGTACGCCGAGTACAAGGCCAAGCGGAACAAGACGCCCGACGAGTTCAAGAGCCAGCTCCCGCTGATCGAGGAGGTGCTCACCGCGCTGCGGATCCCGTTCCTGAAGAAGGACGGCTTCGAGGCCGACGACATCATCGCCACGCTGGTGACCCGCGCGCTCGCTGAGGACATGGACGTCCTGGTGCTCACCGGCGACCGCGACTCGCTGCAGCTGGTCACCGACCGCTCGACGGTCCTCTACCCGATGCGCGGCGTCTCCGACCTGGCCCGGATGACTCCCGAGGCGGTCGAGGCGAAGTACGGCGTGCCGCCGCAGCGCTACCCCGAGCTGGCGGCGATCGTGGGGGAGACCTCCGACAACCTGCCGGGCGTGCCGGGCGTGGGGCAGGGCTATGCCGCCAAGTGGATCAACCAGTTCGACGGCCTCGACAACGTCATCGCGCACGCCGACCAGATCACCGGCAAGAAGGGTGAGGCGCTGCGCGCGCACCTGGGCGACGTGATCCGCAACCGGCACCTCAACGCGCTGGTCCGCGACCTCGACCTGGAGCTCGGCCCGCACGACCTCGCCCTCCAGCCCTGGGACCGCCAGGAGGTGCACACGCTCTTCGACGGCCTGGAGTTCCGCGTCCTGCGCGACCGGCTCTTCGAGACGCTCACCTCGGAGGAGGAGGTCGACGAGTCGGGCTTCGACGTCACGATGACCGCGCTCGAGCCCGGCGGGCTCGCCGCCTGGCTGGCCCAGCACGGCGCCGCGGGCGAACGCGTGGGGGTGCACGTCGCGGGCCGCTGGGGCGCCGGCACCGGCGATGTCACCTCGGTGGCGCTGGCGACCACCGACGGCACGGCCGCGTGGCTTCTCGCCGAGGACCTGGTCGAGGCCGACCAGACCGCGCTGGCCGCCTGGCTGGCCGACCCGGCCCAGCCGAAGGTGCTCCACGACGCGAAGGGCCCGATGCACGCGCTGGCCGCGTGGGGGATGCCGCTGGCCGGGCTGGCGCGCGACACCGCGCTCTCGGCGTACCTCGCGCGCCCCGACCAGCGCTCCTACGACCTGGCCGACCTGACCGTGCGCTACCTCAAGCGCGAGCTGAAGCAGGGCAGCGCCGACGACGGCCAGCTCAGCCTCGGCCTCGACGAGGACGGCGGCACCGGCGGCGAGGTGGAGATGCTGCACGCCCGCGCCGTGCTCGACCTGGCGGCGGCCCTGGACGAGGAGCTGGAGGAGCGCGGCGGCACCGACCTGCTCAACGACATCGAGCTGCCGCTGGTCGACCTGCTGGCGACCATGGAGCGCACCGGCATCGCCGTCGACGCCGAGCACCTCGAGACGCTCGAGGCGCACTTCGGCGAGGAGGTCCGCCGCGCTGCCGACGAGGCGTTCGCGGTGATCGGCAAGGAGATCAACCTCGGCTCGCCCAAGCAGCTGCAGGTGGTGCTCTTCGACGAGCTCGGCATGCCCAAGACCAAGCGCACCAAGACCGGCTACACCACCGACGCCGACGCGCTGCAGGCCCTCTACGTCAAGACCGAGCACCCGTTCCTGCTGCACCTGCTGCGCCACCGCGACGTGATCCGGCTGCGCCAGACCATCGAGGGGCTGCTCAAGACAGTCGCCGGCGACGGCCGGATCCACACGACGTTCAACCAGACGATCGCGGCCACCGGGCGGCTCTCCAGCACCGACCCGAACCTGCAGAACATCCCGGTCCGCACCGAGGAGGGCCGGCGGATCCGCGAGGGCTTCGTGGTCGGCCCCGGCTACGAGTCGCTGATGACTGCCGACTACAGCCAGATCGAGATGCGGATCATGGCCCACCTGTCCGAGGACGCCCTGCTGATCGAGGCGTTCCGCTCGGGCCGGGACTTCCACTCGATCACCGCGGCCCGGGTCTTCAACGTCCCGGCCGAGGACGTCACGGTCGAGATGCGGGCCAAGATCAAGGCGATGAACTACGGCCTGGCCTACGGCCTCTCCGCGTTCGGGCTCGCCCAGCAGCTCGCGATCGAGCCGGCCGAGGCCCGGGGGCTGATGGACGAGTACTTCCAGACCTTCGGCGGGATCCGCGACTACCTCGCGGGCGTCGTCGACGAGGCGCGTCGCACCGGCTTCACCGAGACCATCAAGGGCCGGCGCCGCTACCTGCCCGACCTGACCAGCGACAACCGCCAGCGCCGGGAGATGGCCGAGCGGATGGCGCTGAACGCGCCGATCCAGGGCTCGGCCGCGGACCTGATCAAGATCGCGATGCTCGAGGTCGACCGCGCGATCGCGGCGGCCGGGCTGCGCTCGCGGCTGCTGCTCCAGGTCCACGACGAGCTCGTGCTCGAGGTCGCCCCCGGCGAGTGCGAGGAGCTCGAGGCCCTGGTGCGCCGCCACATGGGTGCCGCCGCCGAGCTGACAGTGCCGCTCGACGTCTCCGTCGGCACCGGCCGCAGCTGGCACGAGGCCGCCCACTAG
- a CDS encoding oligosaccharide flippase family protein — MTAPTTPDPGGARGGGSVAVAMGVMSVASYAFTIVAARVLGTQSYGAFAALMGLLLVVNVLALGLQATAARRISSVPEHAREIETVIMRVSRRAGLVLALACLLLSPVTDAVLRLDSLPTAALVALAAFPLTMMGGQAGILQGERRWTQLSLLYLSSGLGRLAVGGVLIAWRPSEFAAMLGVALAAYLPVLLGWWALRRGGPHVDPGSDAPGARELISETVHNSHALLAFFALSNLDVVLARAMLDGHDAGLYAAGLIMTKAVLFLPQFVVVIAFPDMAASRKRNAHLPALGAIALLGLLVTAGTAVLPGLALIFVGGADYEEIKPLIWAFAGLGTLASMLQLMVYEAVARQLRSAPFVMWVALGVLALGALAVDSERQLVVVVAAVYAVCLAVLIVFTARRSRAAAANRVDEPAVRGVSADG; from the coding sequence ATGACCGCCCCCACCACGCCGGATCCCGGAGGGGCCCGCGGCGGCGGCTCGGTGGCGGTGGCCATGGGCGTGATGAGCGTGGCCTCCTACGCGTTCACGATCGTGGCCGCCCGGGTCCTGGGCACCCAGTCGTACGGCGCGTTCGCGGCCCTGATGGGCCTGCTCCTCGTCGTCAACGTCCTCGCGCTCGGGCTCCAGGCCACGGCGGCGCGGCGGATCTCCTCGGTGCCCGAGCACGCCCGCGAGATCGAGACCGTGATCATGCGGGTCAGCCGCCGCGCCGGCCTGGTCCTGGCGCTCGCCTGCCTGCTGCTCTCCCCGGTCACCGACGCCGTCCTGCGGCTGGACAGCCTGCCGACGGCGGCCCTGGTCGCCCTGGCGGCGTTCCCGCTCACGATGATGGGCGGCCAGGCCGGGATCCTCCAGGGCGAGCGGCGCTGGACCCAGCTGTCACTGCTCTACCTCAGCAGCGGCCTGGGCCGGCTCGCCGTCGGCGGCGTGCTGATCGCCTGGCGGCCCAGCGAGTTCGCCGCGATGCTCGGCGTCGCCCTCGCGGCGTACCTCCCGGTGCTGCTGGGCTGGTGGGCGCTGCGCCGGGGCGGGCCGCACGTGGACCCGGGCTCGGACGCGCCGGGCGCGCGGGAGCTGATCTCGGAGACCGTGCACAACTCCCACGCGCTGCTGGCGTTCTTCGCACTGTCCAACCTCGACGTGGTGCTCGCCCGCGCGATGCTCGACGGCCACGACGCCGGCCTGTACGCCGCCGGGCTGATCATGACCAAGGCGGTGCTCTTCCTGCCGCAGTTCGTGGTCGTCATCGCGTTCCCCGACATGGCCGCCTCCCGCAAGCGCAACGCGCACCTGCCGGCGCTGGGGGCGATCGCCCTGCTGGGCCTGCTGGTCACGGCGGGCACCGCCGTCCTCCCGGGCCTGGCCCTGATCTTCGTCGGTGGCGCCGACTACGAGGAGATCAAGCCGCTCATCTGGGCGTTCGCCGGCCTGGGGACCCTGGCCTCGATGCTCCAGCTGATGGTCTACGAGGCGGTCGCCCGGCAGCTGCGCAGCGCCCCGTTCGTGATGTGGGTGGCGCTCGGGGTGCTCGCGCTCGGCGCGCTGGCCGTCGACAGCGAGCGCCAGCTCGTCGTGGTCGTCGCCGCCGTGTACGCCGTGTGCCTGGCCGTCCTGATCGTGTTCACCGCCCGCCGCTCCCGGGCGGCGGCGGCCAACCGGGTCGACGAGCCCGCCGTCCGCGGAGTCTCCGCGGACGGCTGA
- a CDS encoding glycosyltransferase family 4 protein encodes MHDLAELSGKHVVFLSWRDTHNPEGGGAERYLEKMAQGLVERSCTVTVFCAAYASAPPEEVVDGVRYVRRGSKLSVYAEGMRALRRGLLGAPDVVVDVQNGLPFFSRLVTRRPVVVLVHHVHREQWPVVYPGAPGRIGWWIEHRLAPWLYRRCQYVAVSRATRGELRDLGVRGPRIAVVHNGTDPYVPVNPGKSPDPLVAVVGRLVPHKQVEHAVDAVLALQPELPGLRLAVVGSGWWEAKLREYVEERGAGGLVDFHGHVDEETKHELYERAWVLALPSLKEGWGLVIGEAGMHSTPAVAYRTAGGTRESIADGRSGLLVDSPDELVAALRRVLTDAELRDQLSVGALAMSKEFTWQHAQQSFALVLGAAIAGVFTDTQDPEEPPEI; translated from the coding sequence ATGCACGACCTGGCTGAGCTGTCCGGCAAGCACGTGGTGTTCCTCAGCTGGAGGGACACCCACAACCCCGAGGGCGGGGGCGCCGAGCGCTACCTGGAGAAGATGGCCCAGGGGCTCGTCGAGCGCAGCTGCACCGTGACGGTGTTCTGCGCGGCGTACGCGTCGGCGCCTCCCGAGGAGGTCGTCGACGGGGTCCGCTACGTGCGTCGCGGGTCCAAGCTCTCGGTGTACGCCGAGGGCATGCGGGCCCTGCGTCGCGGCCTGCTGGGCGCCCCGGACGTCGTGGTGGACGTGCAGAACGGGCTGCCGTTCTTCAGCCGGCTGGTGACCCGCCGTCCGGTGGTGGTGCTGGTCCACCACGTGCACCGGGAGCAGTGGCCGGTGGTCTACCCCGGCGCCCCCGGACGGATCGGGTGGTGGATCGAGCACCGGCTCGCCCCGTGGCTCTACCGCCGGTGCCAGTACGTCGCGGTCTCCCGCGCCACCCGTGGCGAGCTGCGCGACCTCGGGGTGCGCGGACCGCGGATCGCGGTGGTCCACAACGGCACCGACCCCTACGTCCCGGTGAACCCGGGGAAGTCCCCTGACCCGCTCGTCGCGGTGGTGGGCCGGCTGGTGCCGCACAAGCAGGTCGAGCACGCGGTCGACGCGGTCCTCGCCCTGCAGCCGGAGCTCCCGGGCCTGCGCCTGGCGGTCGTGGGGAGCGGCTGGTGGGAGGCGAAGCTGCGCGAGTACGTCGAGGAGCGCGGCGCCGGCGGCCTGGTCGACTTCCACGGCCACGTGGACGAGGAGACCAAGCACGAGCTCTACGAGCGCGCCTGGGTGCTGGCGCTGCCCTCGCTCAAGGAGGGCTGGGGCCTGGTCATCGGCGAGGCCGGCATGCACTCGACGCCCGCGGTCGCCTACCGGACCGCCGGCGGCACCCGCGAGTCGATCGCGGACGGCCGCTCCGGCCTCCTCGTGGACAGCCCGGACGAGCTGGTCGCGGCGCTGCGGCGGGTGCTCACCGACGCCGAGCTGCGCGACCAGCTGTCGGTGGGGGCGCTCGCGATGAGCAAGGAGTTCACCTGGCAGCACGCCCAGCAGTCCTTCGCCCTGGTGCTGGGCGCCGCCATCGCGGGGGTCTTCACCGACACCCAGGACCCCGAGGAGCCCCCCGAAATCTGA